One genomic window of Azospirillum sp. TSH58 includes the following:
- a CDS encoding phage portal protein → MNPLDRAIAFVSPRAALRRVQARAALELTVRTYEAVSAARANGRRAPATGPNSELRGGAFLRRLSREAVRNAGPARSAVSKLVTNIVGTGIMPRAATGNEKLDKALNDGFAQWSRECLAGTRGGNFVTLQVLAGRSMVEGGETLTRRRTRQDRDGLFVPVQAELMEPDLLDEQKTVALDNGYIFQGVEFSPTDTPRAYWLFDAHPGQP, encoded by the coding sequence ATGAACCCGCTCGACCGCGCGATTGCCTTCGTGTCGCCGCGGGCCGCGCTGCGTCGCGTCCAAGCCCGGGCCGCGCTGGAGCTGACGGTCCGGACCTACGAAGCGGTGTCGGCGGCACGGGCGAACGGTCGGCGTGCCCCGGCCACCGGGCCGAACTCGGAATTGCGCGGCGGGGCCTTCCTCCGGCGCTTGTCGCGCGAAGCGGTACGGAACGCCGGCCCGGCCCGGTCGGCGGTGTCGAAGCTGGTGACCAACATCGTTGGCACCGGGATCATGCCGCGCGCAGCCACTGGCAATGAGAAGCTGGACAAGGCGCTGAACGACGGCTTTGCGCAGTGGTCGCGCGAATGCCTCGCGGGGACGCGGGGCGGGAACTTCGTGACGCTCCAGGTGCTGGCCGGCCGCTCGATGGTGGAGGGCGGAGAAACCCTGACGCGCCGCCGGACACGACAGGACCGTGATGGGCTGTTCGTTCCCGTCCAGGCTGAGCTGATGGAGCCGGATCTACTGGACGAGCAGAAGACTGTCGCGCTCGACAACGGCTACATCTTCCAGGGAGTGGAATTTAGCCCGACTGACACCCCGCGGGCCTACTGGCTGTTCGATGCCCACCCAGGCCAACCCTGA